From one Paenibacillus sp. FSL K6-1330 genomic stretch:
- a CDS encoding response regulator transcription factor, which produces MNQNYLIAVIDDDQHIRNLVEAYLRKEGYRTVGLGTAEEGWEMWRTNPPDMWVLDIMLPGMDGFELCRRIRAEAEVPIIMISAKDSEVDKILGLELGSDDYMVKPFSPRELVARIKRQLNRWYKFNQAESVPRLAAASPELSNGRLQLMLEERRVFWNGEEVDMTNKEFEMLKVFAEHPNRAFTRDELLTSVWGDDYFGSDRAVDHLIKRLRKKVEQLPIEAIWGHGYRMRTDGEETLI; this is translated from the coding sequence ATGAACCAAAATTATCTCATCGCCGTGATTGACGATGATCAGCATATACGAAATTTAGTGGAGGCTTATTTGCGCAAGGAAGGCTATCGAACCGTGGGCCTTGGCACGGCTGAGGAAGGGTGGGAGATGTGGAGAACGAACCCGCCGGATATGTGGGTGCTGGATATTATGCTGCCCGGCATGGACGGTTTCGAATTGTGCCGGCGGATCCGTGCGGAAGCCGAGGTCCCGATCATCATGATCTCTGCCAAGGATAGCGAAGTGGATAAAATACTGGGGCTTGAGCTGGGAAGCGACGACTATATGGTCAAGCCATTCAGTCCCCGCGAGCTGGTTGCCCGAATCAAACGGCAGCTAAATCGATGGTACAAATTCAATCAGGCGGAGAGCGTTCCGCGGCTTGCGGCCGCTTCCCCGGAGCTTAGCAATGGACGGCTTCAGTTAATGCTGGAGGAGCGGCGCGTATTCTGGAACGGGGAAGAAGTGGATATGACGAACAAGGAATTCGAGATGCTAAAAGTGTTTGCCGAGCATCCGAACCGTGCGTTTACGAGGGACGAACTGCTGACCTCCGTATGGGGGGACGACTATTTTGGAAGCGACCGGGCGGTCGACCATCTCATCAAACGGCTGCGAAAGAAAGTGGAGCAGCTGCCGATCGAGGCGATATGGGGACATGGATACCGAATGAGAACGGATGGGGAGGAAACGTTGATATGA
- a CDS encoding polysaccharide deacetylase family protein, whose translation MERRLIINCDDFGQSKAMNEAIRHLLEENKVSSATIMTVAPGFEEAASWAARRRQSNVGLHLTLTSEFEALRWRSLTGHSSLHDASGHQYRTVPEFERGAETGAVLKELEAQYRLASKAGIRISHVDNHMGSLYGMETGRSLIPQMLWKTSRWRLPARLFRYIYPEDPLLSSLPNIERPVALASGLADTFGVPIPDYLLSHPFPVVEGETYDSFKQSLIDKLYRLPEGVSETYVHPGAEDEWMLANIPNWEKRVWEYRLLFDDDFAYGLRDAKVILTDYRYVEEHLKRPRVRSAVKLMKVMTKKS comes from the coding sequence ATGGAGCGAAGACTGATCATCAACTGTGACGATTTCGGGCAAAGCAAGGCCATGAATGAGGCGATTCGCCATCTGCTGGAGGAGAACAAAGTCTCCTCGGCAACCATCATGACCGTGGCTCCCGGCTTTGAAGAGGCGGCCTCCTGGGCCGCACGCCGACGCCAATCCAATGTGGGGCTGCATCTGACCTTGACGAGCGAATTTGAGGCTCTGCGATGGCGCAGCTTGACGGGGCACTCCTCCCTTCATGACGCCAGCGGTCATCAATACCGGACCGTTCCGGAGTTTGAACGGGGGGCAGAGACAGGCGCCGTGTTAAAAGAGCTTGAGGCGCAGTACCGGCTGGCGAGCAAGGCCGGCATTCGGATCAGTCATGTGGATAATCATATGGGCAGCCTGTACGGGATGGAAACGGGGCGAAGCCTCATTCCGCAGATGCTGTGGAAGACTTCGCGTTGGCGCCTCCCCGCACGATTGTTCCGCTATATCTACCCGGAGGATCCGCTGCTCAGCTCGCTGCCGAATATCGAGCGTCCGGTTGCGCTCGCCTCAGGCCTTGCTGATACGTTTGGCGTGCCAATCCCGGATTATCTGCTCTCGCATCCGTTTCCTGTTGTCGAGGGAGAGACCTACGACAGCTTCAAGCAATCACTCATCGATAAGCTGTACAGACTTCCTGAAGGAGTCAGCGAAACCTATGTCCATCCAGGAGCGGAAGATGAATGGATGCTGGCGAATATTCCAAATTGGGAGAAGCGGGTATGGGAGTATCGGCTGCTGTTCGATGACGATTTTGCTTACGGACTACGGGATGCCAAAGTGATCCTGACGGATTACCGCTATGTGGAAGAGCACTTAAAGCGGCCCCGCGTGCGCTCGGCTGTTAAGCTGATGAAGGTCATGACGAAAAAATCGTGA
- a CDS encoding DUF421 domain-containing protein: MELLKDLLLVLGRIYTIYPLLLGVTLFMGRRSIGELPVFDYIIILSLGSVIGADIADPKIEHIHTAFAIVAIGVLQKIASVLHVKSRRIGKWITFEPMIVVKDGKFIYPNLKKARYSIDNILQMLREEQIFDIAEVDMAVLEPSGVLSILKKMEKTAVTLEDLKLKRPNSGLSYAVVKEGRIQTITLQKLNLTGKWLETQLDERGIPLDQVFFASLDEQKRLNITVYDKEIPIPPLYH; the protein is encoded by the coding sequence ATGGAACTCCTCAAAGATCTTCTGTTAGTGCTTGGAAGAATTTATACCATCTACCCGCTGCTCTTGGGCGTTACCTTATTCATGGGCCGCCGTTCCATCGGCGAGCTTCCCGTGTTTGACTACATCATCATCCTGTCGCTCGGTTCCGTGATCGGAGCAGACATCGCAGATCCAAAAATCGAACATATCCATACCGCCTTCGCGATCGTCGCCATCGGCGTGTTACAGAAGATAGCCTCTGTCCTTCATGTGAAGAGCCGGCGCATCGGCAAGTGGATTACGTTCGAACCGATGATTGTCGTTAAAGACGGGAAGTTCATTTATCCGAATTTGAAAAAAGCCAGATACTCCATCGATAACATTTTGCAAATGCTGCGCGAGGAGCAGATATTTGACATAGCTGAAGTCGATATGGCGGTATTGGAGCCGAGTGGCGTCTTATCCATACTGAAAAAGATGGAGAAGACCGCCGTCACGCTGGAGGACCTGAAGTTAAAACGGCCGAATTCCGGGCTGTCTTACGCCGTCGTCAAAGAAGGACGCATTCAGACGATCACCCTCCAAAAATTAAACCTTACCGGGAAATGGCTGGAGACTCAGCTGGATGAGCGGGGAATTCCGCTCGATCAGGTGTTCTTCGCTTCACTCGATGAACAGAAGCGTTTAAACATCACCGTCTACGATAAGGAGATCCCGATCCCTCCCCTGTATCACTAA
- a CDS encoding HAMP domain-containing sensor histidine kinase produces the protein MKLVHQINLAFALSLILVLSVTAVVIHYVLLDHFIGTQRKDMQSIGAELTAKLETAAAQRIPIESAPLAVSGLTSTQIADVGVIIQDDEGKVVSSIPVTPAAQFMVSPAIGPDIVATFSSAAGSGQFLTEVTAVPQGTMTLITPISKIKAIEQALMGRLMLVFAVGGVIMVILSLFITKRLIKPLMHLREELKKVKERQFSEVRRVSASGEIGAVAESVYEMAGELERYNHVQKQFFQNASHELKSPLMSISGYAEGIRDGVFEGEDIRKGLDIIMSESSRMRNIVTEMTLLAKLDSEDDIFKATEVNLRELVEETIERVNPLLVKKGLFVHPSYGDDESLMVYADRDKLLQALLNIVSNGARHASKHIYIQAAIQKGQVVLTVSDDGEGISEELLPYLFHRFVKGKNGESGLGLAIARAIVERCGGLITAGNRTEGGAVISVGFPPYRKTSMV, from the coding sequence ATGAAGCTGGTGCATCAGATCAATCTTGCTTTTGCTTTATCGCTAATACTCGTGCTTTCCGTTACGGCCGTTGTCATTCATTACGTACTGCTGGATCACTTTATCGGTACGCAGCGCAAGGACATGCAGTCCATCGGTGCCGAGCTGACGGCAAAACTCGAAACCGCCGCCGCCCAGCGTATCCCTATTGAGAGTGCGCCTTTGGCCGTTAGCGGATTGACTTCGACACAGATTGCGGATGTAGGCGTAATCATTCAGGATGACGAAGGGAAGGTGGTCAGCTCGATTCCGGTAACTCCCGCCGCTCAGTTCATGGTAAGTCCGGCGATCGGTCCGGACATTGTGGCTACGTTCTCATCCGCAGCGGGGAGCGGGCAATTCCTCACCGAGGTGACGGCGGTTCCCCAAGGGACGATGACGCTGATCACTCCGATCAGCAAGATCAAGGCTATTGAGCAGGCGCTGATGGGGCGTTTGATGCTCGTGTTTGCGGTGGGGGGCGTAATTATGGTGATCTTAAGCCTGTTCATTACCAAGAGGCTGATTAAGCCGCTTATGCATCTGCGCGAAGAATTGAAGAAGGTGAAGGAGCGCCAGTTCTCCGAAGTCCGGCGTGTGTCCGCAAGCGGGGAGATCGGCGCAGTTGCAGAGTCCGTCTACGAAATGGCGGGTGAGCTGGAGCGGTACAACCATGTGCAGAAGCAATTTTTCCAGAATGCCTCCCACGAGCTAAAGTCGCCGCTCATGTCCATATCCGGCTATGCGGAGGGAATTCGGGACGGCGTATTCGAAGGGGAGGATATCCGCAAAGGGCTGGATATCATTATGAGCGAAAGCAGCCGGATGAGAAATATCGTGACCGAGATGACGCTGCTCGCTAAACTGGACAGTGAAGATGATATATTCAAGGCGACAGAAGTGAATTTGAGGGAGCTCGTGGAAGAGACGATCGAAAGAGTCAATCCTCTCCTGGTGAAAAAAGGACTGTTCGTGCATCCTTCCTATGGAGATGATGAATCGTTAATGGTGTATGCCGACCGGGATAAGCTGCTGCAAGCACTGCTGAACATCGTTTCGAATGGAGCAAGGCACGCAAGCAAGCACATCTACATTCAAGCGGCCATCCAGAAAGGCCAAGTCGTGCTCACCGTTTCCGATGATGGCGAAGGCATATCCGAGGAGCTGCTTCCGTATTTGTTCCACCGTTTCGTGAAGGGCAAGAACGGGGAATCCGGCCTGGGCTTGGCGATTGCCCGCGCCATTGTGGAACGCTGCGGAGGTCTGATCACGGCAGGGAATCGCACAGAGGGAGGGGCCGTCATCTCGGTAGGATTCCCTCCGTATAGGAAGACCAGCATGGTCTAA
- a CDS encoding MFS transporter, with protein MKRSWVNSPYSFSLGMFAMMVPSQAFSSFYIFFYVDTLGLGIGLASLARTVFLIWDAVNNPLMGYWSDRTKTRLGRRRPWVFGAIPLFMLTFVLVFSPPEGLSQNGLFMWFLVALILYEAVATVLWVNYGALFPELFRGDRIRAKASAIQQGYQVVALLIGTALTPIIYDAMGFSNMAILYALLFGVFMFLCMMSVREQEVYTVSEPLKLVQAFRETLRNKKFWVFNLSNSFAQTVNGLISSTIPFYAKYVLNIPDNQVSILLAAVFVSVIPLVFVWYWMIRRMDGVRAWRLSLGVYGLSVIPLWFGYDLISGILAGIGVGFGLAGFLVTPAMVSGNIIDEDAERTGLRREGIYTAVSGFITRSSGLISALAFFVVGMIFGYESGDNPGSDPESTFRYLISVVPLCLLAISFLLSFATKIEFSKTIGGGHDHGAKTDHQL; from the coding sequence ATGAAGCGCAGTTGGGTGAATTCGCCGTATTCATTTTCGCTTGGCATGTTTGCCATGATGGTCCCGAGCCAGGCGTTCAGCTCCTTTTACATCTTTTTCTACGTCGATACCTTGGGTCTTGGCATAGGGCTGGCATCCCTGGCACGAACCGTATTTCTGATCTGGGATGCGGTTAACAATCCGCTGATGGGGTATTGGTCGGATCGCACCAAAACCCGGCTGGGACGGCGCAGGCCGTGGGTGTTCGGCGCCATTCCGCTGTTCATGCTGACCTTCGTGCTCGTGTTCTCGCCGCCGGAAGGGTTGTCGCAGAACGGACTATTTATGTGGTTTTTGGTTGCCCTTATCCTGTACGAAGCTGTTGCAACCGTATTATGGGTCAATTATGGAGCGCTGTTCCCCGAGCTGTTCCGCGGAGACCGCATCCGGGCGAAGGCCTCGGCCATCCAACAGGGCTACCAGGTCGTGGCACTATTGATCGGTACTGCGTTGACCCCGATTATTTATGACGCCATGGGGTTCTCGAATATGGCGATTCTGTACGCACTGCTGTTCGGCGTGTTCATGTTTCTCTGCATGATGAGCGTCCGGGAGCAGGAGGTGTACACCGTAAGCGAGCCGCTCAAACTTGTCCAAGCGTTCCGCGAAACCTTGCGCAATAAGAAGTTTTGGGTGTTTAACCTCTCCAACTCCTTTGCCCAGACGGTGAATGGACTGATAAGCTCGACGATCCCTTTTTATGCAAAGTACGTGCTCAACATCCCGGACAATCAAGTATCGATTCTGCTGGCAGCCGTGTTTGTATCGGTCATTCCGCTGGTATTCGTCTGGTATTGGATGATCCGAAGAATGGACGGTGTGAGAGCATGGCGGTTGTCGCTCGGCGTGTATGGCCTTTCGGTCATTCCGCTCTGGTTTGGTTACGATCTGATCAGCGGGATTCTGGCAGGCATCGGCGTTGGGTTCGGTCTGGCGGGATTTCTGGTAACGCCGGCCATGGTTAGCGGCAACATCATCGACGAGGATGCGGAGCGGACGGGGCTGCGCAGAGAGGGGATCTATACGGCTGTCAGCGGATTTATTACGCGTTCCAGCGGATTGATATCTGCCCTGGCATTTTTTGTGGTAGGCATGATATTCGGATATGAAAGCGGTGACAATCCGGGAAGTGATCCGGAATCGACCTTCAGGTATTTGATCAGTGTCGTTCCATTGTGCTTGCTGGCTATTTCCTTCCTGTTATCGTTTGCAACCAAAATCGAATTCTCAAAAACTATAGGAGGCGGACACGACCATGGAGCGAAGACTGATCATCAACTGTGA
- a CDS encoding copper amine oxidase N-terminal domain-containing protein, giving the protein MNKQWKKQAATLMVAAIAVSGGAAAYAAPQAGGNQEQQPVVISAVIDYGVLVNGKKVAGAGYMNADAKQVMIPLRSVSEALGFELGWNQQDRSAELTKPGSPIWTLVQTGKDQYTVNKMYKSLGAAPVNVKGTLYVPANFFSEVLQANVSVDGTKVSISSEEDVKKETVVGTITEVINHEDRKAVHINGTGTEGIVLNVDENTVIRDAEGKKIELKDLAKDMKIEAVHSMAMTMSLPPQTYAFEISVKLDKEETDQLATAGVITDINADGGNLRVTIKGKGLTEQSPSEVILNLTPETVVVNKDGKTLKATELTDDAEIIGYYSPVLTKSLPPIGNAIKIVLQ; this is encoded by the coding sequence ATGAATAAACAATGGAAGAAGCAAGCGGCGACATTGATGGTTGCGGCCATCGCTGTCTCTGGTGGCGCAGCGGCTTATGCAGCACCCCAGGCTGGAGGCAACCAGGAACAACAACCGGTCGTGATATCGGCTGTAATTGATTATGGGGTTCTGGTTAACGGTAAGAAAGTGGCTGGCGCCGGTTATATGAACGCCGATGCGAAGCAGGTCATGATCCCGCTGCGGAGCGTATCCGAGGCGCTCGGATTTGAACTGGGCTGGAATCAACAGGACCGCTCTGCGGAGCTGACTAAACCGGGATCCCCGATCTGGACCCTCGTGCAAACGGGGAAAGACCAGTATACGGTTAACAAAATGTACAAGTCCCTCGGCGCTGCGCCAGTAAATGTGAAGGGCACGCTTTATGTTCCGGCTAATTTCTTCAGCGAAGTGCTCCAAGCTAACGTATCGGTTGATGGCACTAAGGTGAGCATCTCGTCCGAAGAAGATGTTAAGAAAGAAACCGTCGTGGGAACCATCACGGAAGTTATCAATCATGAGGATCGCAAAGCCGTTCACATTAACGGCACGGGTACCGAAGGGATCGTACTGAACGTGGATGAGAACACCGTCATCCGTGATGCGGAAGGCAAGAAGATCGAGCTTAAGGATCTTGCAAAAGACATGAAGATTGAAGCGGTTCACAGCATGGCGATGACCATGAGCCTGCCTCCTCAGACCTATGCATTTGAAATCAGCGTTAAATTGGACAAGGAAGAGACGGACCAGCTCGCTACAGCTGGTGTCATCACGGATATCAATGCCGATGGCGGTAACCTGCGTGTTACGATCAAGGGAAAAGGACTAACGGAACAATCGCCGAGCGAAGTGATCCTGAATCTGACACCCGAGACGGTCGTCGTGAATAAAGACGGTAAAACCTTGAAAGCTACCGAATTGACCGACGACGCGGAGATTATCGGTTATTACAGCCCCGTGCTGACCAAGAGCCTGCCTCCGATCGGCAATGCCATTAAAATCGTTCTTCAATAA
- a CDS encoding aspartate ammonia-lyase yields the protein MIQNNQKAMVMLSMDMQYRIEKDFLGEKQLPVEAYYGINTVRAVENFPISGVPIHAELISALGEVKKAAALANMELGLLPKKIGSAIIEAADEIIAGNLRSEFIVDSIQGGAGTSINMNMNEVLANRALEILGKQKAEYFYCNPNNHVNMSQSTNDAIPTAIRIASYRLTQDLLEVFRTLVAGIQEKAKEFDDVIKMGRTHLQDAVPIRLGQEFGAYANVLTRDINRIERAAQGLLVVNMGATAVGTGLNATPDYMHSVVQHLIEQTGFSLKQAEDLVDATQNTDAYMELSAALKVCAVNFSKMCNDIRLMASGPRAGLNELNVPARQPGSSIMPGKVNPVMAEVMNQVSFQVIGNDHTISLACEAGQFELNVMVPVAANNLMHSLKILKNGMDVFYKNLMVDLTANKERCKYFVDNSYGIITALNPHLGYDVASRLVKEAQKTGQSIKEIILEQGLLTEEQIQVILDPYHMTSPGIAGEEFLLNQ from the coding sequence ATGATACAAAATAATCAAAAGGCGATGGTGATGTTGTCCATGGATATGCAGTATCGAATTGAAAAAGATTTTCTGGGGGAAAAACAGCTTCCTGTAGAAGCCTATTACGGCATTAATACGGTTAGGGCGGTAGAGAACTTTCCGATCAGCGGGGTACCCATTCATGCAGAATTGATTTCTGCACTGGGCGAGGTTAAGAAAGCCGCGGCGCTGGCGAACATGGAGCTTGGCCTGCTGCCGAAAAAGATAGGCAGTGCCATTATAGAGGCGGCAGACGAGATCATCGCGGGCAATCTCCGTTCCGAATTCATTGTCGATTCCATCCAGGGCGGAGCAGGCACTTCGATCAATATGAATATGAATGAGGTCTTGGCGAACCGAGCGCTGGAGATTTTGGGAAAACAGAAGGCCGAGTATTTCTACTGTAATCCTAATAATCATGTCAATATGTCGCAATCTACGAACGATGCCATTCCGACGGCGATCCGCATTGCGTCTTACCGTCTGACACAGGATCTGCTTGAGGTGTTCCGGACCTTGGTTGCCGGCATTCAGGAGAAGGCCAAGGAATTTGACGATGTCATCAAGATGGGGCGCACACATCTGCAGGATGCGGTACCGATTCGACTCGGACAAGAGTTCGGGGCTTATGCCAATGTTCTGACGCGTGACATCAATCGCATCGAGCGGGCGGCGCAAGGTTTGTTAGTCGTTAATATGGGGGCGACGGCCGTAGGTACGGGGCTTAATGCAACGCCTGACTATATGCACAGCGTTGTTCAGCATTTGATTGAGCAGACAGGCTTCTCCTTGAAGCAAGCCGAAGATTTGGTCGATGCCACCCAGAACACCGACGCGTATATGGAATTGTCGGCTGCGCTCAAAGTGTGTGCCGTGAACTTCTCGAAAATGTGCAACGATATCCGCTTGATGGCTTCCGGCCCGAGAGCGGGCTTGAACGAATTGAACGTACCGGCGAGACAACCGGGTTCGTCGATTATGCCGGGCAAGGTCAATCCGGTGATGGCCGAGGTCATGAACCAGGTGTCGTTTCAAGTTATCGGCAATGACCATACGATCAGTTTGGCATGCGAAGCCGGGCAATTCGAACTTAACGTCATGGTTCCGGTCGCAGCGAACAACTTGATGCATTCCCTCAAAATTCTGAAGAACGGTATGGATGTGTTCTACAAGAATCTGATGGTCGATCTTACAGCGAATAAGGAACGCTGCAAGTACTTCGTGGATAACAGCTACGGCATTATTACGGCGTTGAACCCGCATCTGGGTTATGACGTAGCCTCCAGACTGGTGAAGGAAGCCCAGAAGACAGGCCAAAGCATCAAGGAGATTATTCTGGAGCAAGGTCTTTTGACAGAGGAACAGATACAGGTCATCCTGGACCCTTACCATATGACATCCCCAGGCATTGCCGGAGAAGAGTTTCTGCTAAACCAATAA